The following nucleotide sequence is from Pandoraea thiooxydans.
GCGAGAGCAGGTTGGTCTGATCGGCGACCTTGGTGATGGTCGACACGACCTGGTTGATGTTGACCGCCTTCTCGTTGAGCACCGCCAGCTTCGCGTTGACCGAACCGGCTGCCTCCATCACGCCGCGCATGGTTTCCTCCATCCGCGTGAGCCCGCTCTGGCTCGCGCCGGCCAGCGTCGCCGACTGCTCCGCCACAGTCGACACTTCGTTCATGGTGTGCAGCAAGTCGCGCGAGGTGGCGAAGATCTCGCGCGAGGTCGCACCGATTTCGGTGGTGGTGGCCGCGGTTTCGTTGGCGGTGGCCTGCTGTTCCTTGGAGGTGGCGGCGATTTCGGTGACCGAGGTCGTGACCTGCAGCGACGACTTCTGCGCCTGCGCGACCAACGCGGTCAACTCGTCGGCCATGCGGTTGAAGTCGGTCTCCAGCATGCCGAATTCATCCTTGCGGCGCAGTTTGAGGCGGCGCGTGAGATCGCCGGTGCGCATCACGTCTAGCACTTCGACCAGCCGTGCCATTGGCACGGTGATCGATCTGAGCAACGCGTAGCCGGTGATCAGCGCGGCAAATAGCACGACGCCCAGCGCCATGGCCAGCGAAATTTCGGTCCCGTTGACCGAGTCCCGGATCAATTGCGTCGAACCGTTCGCCTGGTCGTGATTTTCCGTGACTAAATCGCGCGCGGCGTGGTCGACATTGTCCCAGGCCGAGCTCACGCGCGCGAAGTCGGCCTGGGCGGCCGCCTTGGACGTCCCGGCCTGCTCGGCGGCGTGCTTGACCAGTGCCAGGTATGTGTCCACGGCGCTCCTGAATGCCTGGAAGCGGCTCCGGTCGTCGGCCCGGAACACGGTGACCTGGTAACCGGCCGAGTCGCGGTTGAATTGCTGCAGGGTTCGATCGAGCCGGTCGAGATCGTGCGCCGTGGTGGCGGCGTCGCCGTCGACGAAGACAGCTCGCTCGAGGATCGCGTAGCTCTCGCCCAGCGAGGCGCGCAGCGCCGTGGCGTAGTAGAGGCCCGGCACGGAATCGCGCTGCAGGCTGACGGCTTCGCCGTCGATCGTGCGCAGGCGAAGATAGGAAATTTCCGCCGCGAGCAGCATAAGCAGGAGGATCAACCCAAAACTGCACACAATCCGTTTGCCCAGCGAAAAACCGCCGCTGTTGAGGCTGGTCGGGGCGGAAGGGGGAAGGGACGTCGTCGCAGTAGCCATTGTTCTCAATCTCTGGGCGAGGAAAGGATTCGCCCGGCAAGTCGGCTGCCGGGCAAAGTGGAACAATGGTACAGAAACCGCGCAATTTCGGGAATGTTCTTATGTTGATTGCGCAGCCGCGGCGGCCGCGCTCGACGCCGCCGGCATCGCGCAGGGTGCTACACGGGGTCTCGCCGCCGAGGCCCGAGCCGGCGGCGTCGACGGCTCACACGCCGTGCATCAGGCACTTTTGATCTGACGCAGCGGCGCCGCCGCCTGCCCTTTGGCTTCGGGCGCGGCCGTGCGCTCCCGCTCGCTTGAAGCCAGATACCGCAGGCAGCATACACGCAAAAAAGACGCGAAATTGGTCACTTCGCCGCGCAGCGTGGTGAGTTCGTCATACAGCTTGACGACGAACTGGCTGGTGGTCAGATTCTCGCGCTCGGCGATGTCGTGGAGCACGTCCCAGAAGAGATTTTCCAGCCTGACCGTGGTGATCACGCCGTGCACGCGCAGCGAACGTGTTCGGGACTCATAAAGCATCGGATCTGCCTTCACATAGACATTGCACATGGCGTGTCTCCTAACTCGAATGTCGCACCCGCCGCGAACCCGCGCGGCCGGGCGTGGACGATGGCGCCGCGATCACGGCGTGATTTGCGTGCCGAGTACTTTCAGAAATTCGGCGATAAAGCGCGGATGGGCCGGCCATGCGGGCGCGGTGACCAGATTGCCGTCGACCGCCGCCTGATCCAGCCCGATCGCCTGATAGACGCCACCGGCGAGTTCCACCTCGGGTTGACAGGCAGGATACGCCGAACATTTGCGCCCCGCCAGCACATTGGCGGCGGCCAGGATTTGCGCGCCGTGGCACACCGCCGCGGTCGGCTTGCCCTCGCTCATGAAGTGCCTGACGATGGCGATGACCTGCGGGTTGAGCCGCAGATATTCAGGAGCACGACCTCCGGCGATGACCAGCGCGTCGTAATCCTGTGCGCGCACCGCAGCGAAATCGGCATTGAGCGTGAAGTTGTGACCGCGTTTTTCGCTGTAGGTCTGGTCGCCCTCGAAGTCGTGGATTGCTGTCTTGATGGTTTGCCCGGACGTCTTGCCCGGGCAAACCGCGTGAACCGTGTGGCCGACCATCAGCAGCATCTGGAACGGGACCATCACCTCGTAATCCTCGGCAAAATCGCCGACCAGCATCAATATCCTTTTCTGTGCCATGGCGTTTATCTCCAATGAAAGGCGGTCTGCAGCAGCGCACGTTGCGGGCAGCCATCGCATGAATCCCCCGTGCGGTGGCTGCGACCTTACCGCGCCGGCTCAGGCCGGATTGCTATTCATCTGCCCGAGTTCGCATCAGATGACGCGCTGCCGCATTTGCTCTGCGATGTGCTCGGCCTGCCGGATGGCGAGCGTGACAATCGTGAGCGTCGGGTTTTCCGCGGCACCAGTAGTGAACTGACTGCCGTCGGAGATGAACAGATTCTTCACGTCGTGCGTCTGGCCGAACTTGTTGCACACGCCGTCGGCCGCGCGCGCGCTCATCCGGCAGGTGCCCAGGTTATGGGTGGACGGGTAGGGCGGCACCTGATAGACACGCTTGGCGCCGACGGCCTCGTAGACCGCCGAGCCCTGACGCAGGCCGTGCGCGCGCATGGCCTCGTCGTTGGGGTGGTCGTCGAAGTGCACATTGGCCACCGGCATGCCGTATTGATCCTTGACCGCCGAATTCAGGGTGATGCGGTTGGTTTCGCGCGGCATGTCCTCGCCGACGATCCACATCCCGGCGGTATGCGCGTATTCGTCCATCGCTTGCGTGAAGTTCGTGCCCCAGGCGCCGGGGTTCAGGAAGGCTGCATAGAACGACAGCCCCAGCGAGATCGTTTCCATGTGATAGCCGCCCACGAAACCGCGGCTCGGATCGAAGCGTGCCTCGTCGCTGATGATGCCGGCCATCGTCGTGCCCTTGTACATGTCGACCTTGTTCTCGAACACGCCATAGACCGACGCGGTAGTGTGTCGCATGTAGTTGCGTCCGACCTGGCCCGACGAATTGGCCAGCCCGTTGGGAAACAGTGCCGATTCCGAATTGAGCAGCAGGCGCGGCGACTCGATCGAATTGCCCGCCACGCTCACCACGCGAGCCTTCTGGCGCTGCAGCTTGCCCTGGGCATCGTGATAGAGCACCGCCGACGCGTTGCCGTGCATGTCGTGTTCGATGCGCACGACCTGCGTTTGCGTGCGCAACTCCATATGGCCGGTGGCCTGCGCGTGCGGGATTTCGGTATAGAGGGTCGACCACTTGGCGCCGGTGCGGCAGCCCTGAAAGCAGAAGCCGCGCTGAAAGCAGTGGCTGCGGCCGTCGCGAACCTGGCTGTTGATCGCCATATGCCCGGTGTTACATTCCTTGTAGCCGAGCTTGGTGGCGCCGGCATGCATCACCTTGAAGTTATTGTTGCCGGGCAGGCCGGGAATGCCATGGGTGCGCGTGACGCCCATTTTGTTTTCGGCCCGCGCGTAATAAGGGTCGAGCTCCTCGCGCGTGACCGACCAGTCCAGCAGGTTGGCGCCGGGCAGTGCGCCGTAGGTGGTGCGCGCCTTGAATTCATGGGGCTGGATACGCAAGCTCGCACCCGCCCAGTGCACCGTGGTGCCGCCCACCGTCTTGCAGATCCAGGCCGGCAGGTTGGGAAAGTCACGCGCGACGCGCCACGATCCCGAGGTGGTGCGCTTGTCGAGCCAGGAAAGCTGCTGGAAGGCAGGCCACTCGTCGGCGATAAAGTCGCCGCGGTTGTGCAGCTTTCCCGCCTCCAGCACGACCACGTCGATGCCTTTCTGGGCAAGCTCATTGGCGAGCGTGCCGCCGCCGGCGCCGGACCCGATGATGACGACCACATGGTCATCGTCGAGCGAGAAATTGATTTTGTTGTAGTTCGCGTCCATCGATGTCTCCTGCAATATGTCTATTTAGCTATCCTGGGGGATCGGCCCGCTGTCTTTGGCGGGAGGATTGGGCAGCCAGGCCAGATCGTTGAACCCTTTGTGCAGATAGCCGCCATCGCCTTCTTCCCCGCCGTAGCCGAAATGGGCATAGGCCATGGTGTTGCTGTACAGGGAGACCACCGCCGTGCTTCTGACCAGTTCGAAGAACGGGTCACCCTCCATCGACGCCACGTCGACCGCCTGCAGCGACGCGGAGCGCTTGAGCCAGTTGGTGCCGGCGATGCTGTCGAGGCGCTTGACGCCTGCCAGCAGTGTCTTCCGGTTGGCGGGATCTGCCTTGGCTTTTTGATCGAGCGCCTTGACGACCAGCGCATATACGGCGTCTTCGAGTCCCTTGTGCGGGTAGAGGTGACGCGTGAAGGCGAGGATGACCGCGCCCTGATGCGCGTCGAAGGTCGACATTTCGAGCGCCCACACGCGGCTTGGCGCGACCATCGCCAGTGTCGACGAGACTGCCAGCGTGCCTGTCAGAATGCCGGCACCCTTGAGCAGACTGCGGCGCGTGAGCCGGATGGCGGCGATACTTTCAACGGGACCCCGGCAATCATCCGCCTGGATCGGAATCACAGCACGTTTCATGTTTGTCTCCTGAATTTTTGTTGGGGGGACTGCTGTTTTATGACTGTCGATGATTTGCGGCCGGTCTCACTGATAATGGCCGTGACGCTCGAGCACTTCTATCTTGTAACCGTCGGGATCCTGTACAAAGAAATATCGCGCCAGCAATTGACTGGCACCGTCGTGAAACTCGCGAACGTCAGCCGGATTGAAGCCGAGGTCCCGCATGCGCTGGTGCGCCTGAGCGACGTTGTCGACGCAAAAGGCGACGTGGCCATAGCCGTCGCCGTGTGTGTAGGGTTCCGTACGCGACTTATTCCAAGTCAACTCGATCTCGTTGTCGGCCTGTTCGTTGCGCAAATAAACCAGCGAGAAGTCGGCAAAGTCGAGCCTATGCGAGATGTGCAGATCGAATGCCGTCTCGTAAAAGCGCAACGACTTATCGAGATCGAGCACGCGGATCATGGTGTGAATCAATTTGGCCATTCGGCACCTCCTTGAACACGATTGTAGGAATCGCGATCGGTGCGAAGGTAATGCCTGGCTAAATTGATCTAAGGGATTACCCGAGGTAGCACGGGGCGCCGATTCCTTTGAACCGGGTGGCGAGCATTGACCTCACGTTGTATCCGCGTTGCCCGTTGCGGCCATTGGGAGCCAACGCGAACGACGCGTCGAGCAATGCCATGCGCGAGAGCATCCCGGTGTCGCTGCTTGAGATGGCAGGCGTGCGAGACTTGCTGCCAGCGCCCGAGCTGGCGGGGTTACCTGTCGGCCTGAAACGACACAACCCGCCCGGAATGCCGGACGGGTCGTTCGATCTGGGGACCGGGCTTGCGCTTAATTGTTCGCGTGGCCGTATTGATGTGCCACGTGCTTGCCCTCGTGGCGCCGAGCGGTGTGGTGGCGGGTGTGCGTATAACGCGTGCGGGTGCGCGAATCCGCCAGGTTGGCGTGAGTGCTGCTGCGGTCTTGCGCGCGTGCCATCCCGGTATCCCGATCCGACGCCGAGAAGCCATTCGTATTTGCGATGCCGTGGCCGCTCATATGCGAGCTCGACATGCCGCCGGCCTGCAAGCCGACGGAGCCGCCGCCCACGCCAGCGCTCATGCCGGCGCCGACTCCAGTGCCCATGCCGCCGCCCATGCCACCGCCGCGGGCCTGAGCGTTGAATGCGGCCAGCGACATCGCGGCCAGCGCAACACCGATCAGGTAATTTACTTTCCTCATGCCAACTCCTTGACTGCTTGGGTAAATGCACCACTCGCCGTGGCAATATGTTCAACCCAATTTAGCGGCGCGCCGAGTCGGCATGTGCTACGGGCCTGTGACGTCTGTAACCAGCTGTAAGGAATTGCCGATTGCTGTCCAATTCCGACGTTGGATCGTGGCGAGCGGCCCTGGATTACGCCGCCGGCCCATCGTCCTCGATATCGGATTCGTTGCGTGCCGGCATGCCGTTTTTCTTGCGCTTGTTCGCATACATGCTCGCGTCGGCCAAGGCGAATGCCTTTTTCAGCGTGCCGCCTTCGGATTTCATTGCCAGCCCGGCTGAAATACTGATGTCCACCGCTTTCAGGGCGGTTGCCAAGCGTGCTGCAAGCGCCTCGGCTTCGGACGAAGAGATATCCTGCATCAGGATGGCAAACTCGTCGGCGCCCAGCCGGGCCACGCAATCGCGCCGACGCAGCACCGCGTGGATGGTCTGAGCGGCGCGCCGCAACATCTCGTCGCCTGCGGCTCGGCCGTCGCGTTCATTGACTGCTTTGAGGTCGTCGACATCGAGCACGGCGATCATCGCGTCTTCGTCACTCGCCTTGAGCCCAGCCTCAATTTGTTGCAGGTATTGGTCCCAGCCGGTCCGGTTGAGCGTGCCGGTCAGCGGGTCGAGCAGCTCTTCGTGGCGAGTATCGAGCACCAGCCGTTCGGTGGTGATGAGCTCGGCATGCAAGTGCATGATGCCAACCATGCTCGCCAGGGTCGGAGTCAAGATGCGACTATCGGGTGTCGGCGACTGCGTGCCGCCATGCAGCCAGCCGAGTAAAGCGCCGCGGCTGTAGCCGCCACAGGGCGTGAGCATGGCCCGAAAGATTTGCGACACACCGGCCCGTGCGCCGAGCAGATCGAGTTCCGCGGCATTTGCCGGGCGAAATTCGAAGGGCTCTGCATCGGCGTCGCCGGGTGTGGCGCGGTCGAGCACGGTTTGCGCAAGTAGTGCGAGGTCGGTATTCCCGACTTCGCCCGAGACCGCCAATGCGTGCCAGTCACCGCCCTTGTGCTGGAAAACTGCCCAGGCGGTCAACGGCAGTCCGGTTTGCAGAACCTGTAACTGTGCCGTCAGGGCTTCGCGGGCCAGATAATCGGCCCGACTGCCGTGAGATTCGAACCCTTTCATCGTGATTGGTATCCCCGTTGAGTCTATTGTGCCCGTTTGGTGTCGCGGGCTGCGTTGCGCCGATTGTCCCACAAGCCGGCGCGCTCGGGCGGCCGCAATGTGATGGGTGTCCAATCGTCGCAACAGCGGCGAGGCTGGTAGCGTCTTGCTAGACGACTGGTCTAATTCTGCGTTATTATGCACTCCCATGAACGCTACCAGCGCCGCCGAAATGCGGCAACACATCCTCGACACTGCCAAGCCCATCATGTTGCGCAAGGGCTTCACCGGTGTCGGCCTGAATGAAATTCTCGCCACTGCCGGCATTCCGAAGGGTTCGTTCTATCATTACTTCGGTTCGAAGGAAGTCTTTGGCGAAGCGCTGCTCAACGCCTACTTTGCCGATTATCTCGACTACCTCGACCAACTGCTGGTGCGCGATTCCGGCACCGGCGCGCAGCGGCTGATGCGCTACTGGGCCGATTGGCAAGCGATGCAGGCGGGCGACACCCCCGATCGCAAATGTCTGGTGGTCAAGCTCGGGGCCGAAGTATGCGATCTGTCGGAGGCCATGCGCGCCGTGCTCGAACGGGGTACCGCGCAGATCGTCGAGCGTCTGGCGCGATGCATCGAGGCAGGTCAGGGCGACGGCTCTCTCGACGCCGGTATCGAGCCGCATACCACCGCGGCCACGCTCTACGAGCTTTGGCTGGGCGCCACGCTGCTGGAAAAAATCCGGCGCGACGGCCGCCCGCTCGATGTGGCGATGACCGCCACCCGGCAATTGCTGGGTCTGGACGCCACTTCCTGACGAATTTATCCGGCGCATTTGCTGGCGCGGCGCTCGCGCAAGCAAAGGTACGCCATTTTTTTCTCGTCCATCGAGACGACTGGTCTAATAGGAAGCGCGTTTTATGCAGAACTTCGACTACTTCAACCCTACCCGTATCGTCTTTGGCGAAGACACCATCGGTCGCCTGAGCGAGCTGCTGCCGAGCGGGGCGCGCGTGCTGGTGCTGTATGGCGGCGCCAGCGCCGAGAAAAACGGCACGCTGGCCGAGGTGCGCGCCGCGCTGGCCAAGCATGACTTCGCGGAATTCGGCGGGATCGAGCCGAACCCGTCGTACGAAACGCTGATGCGCGCGGTCGGCCAGGTGCACCGCGAGCAGCGCGATTTTCTGCTGGCGGTGGGCGGCGGCTCGGTGATCGACGGCACCAAGTTCGTCGCCGCCGCGGCGCTGTTCGACGGCGAGCCGTGGCAGATCATGGAAGCGCGCGGCGAGAACGTCACGCGCGCGCTGCCGCTGGGCAGCGTGCTGACCCTGCCGGCCACCGGCTCCGAGATGAACAACGGTGCGGTGATTACCCGGCGTGCCACGCATGCCAAGCTGCCGTTTCACAGCCAGCACACCTTTCCGCGATTCTCGATCCTCGACCCGCGCAAGACCTTCACGCTGCCGCCGCGCCAGGTCGCCAACGGCGTGGTCGATGCCTTCACCCACATCATCGAGCAATACCTGACTTACCCGGCCGGCGGCCTCGCGCAAGACCGCTTCGCCGAGGGCCTGCTGCAAACGCTGATCGAAATCGGCCCGCGCGCGCTGGCCGAACCGCACGACTATGAAGTCCGTGCCAACCTGATGTGGGTCGCCACGCTCGCGCTCAACGGGCTGATCGGCGCGGGCGTGCCGCATGACTGGGCCACGCACATGATCGGGCATGAACTCACCGCCCGGTATAACATCGACCATGCGCGCACGCTTGCTATCGTGTTGCCGCCGATGCTGCAGGTGCGCCGCGACAGCAAGCGCGCCAAACTGCT
It contains:
- a CDS encoding methyl-accepting chemotaxis protein, which produces MATATTSLPPSAPTSLNSGGFSLGKRIVCSFGLILLLMLLAAEISYLRLRTIDGEAVSLQRDSVPGLYYATALRASLGESYAILERAVFVDGDAATTAHDLDRLDRTLQQFNRDSAGYQVTVFRADDRSRFQAFRSAVDTYLALVKHAAEQAGTSKAAAQADFARVSSAWDNVDHAARDLVTENHDQANGSTQLIRDSVNGTEISLAMALGVVLFAALITGYALLRSITVPMARLVEVLDVMRTGDLTRRLKLRRKDEFGMLETDFNRMADELTALVAQAQKSSLQVTTSVTEIAATSKEQQATANETAATTTEIGATSREIFATSRDLLHTMNEVSTVAEQSATLAGASQSGLTRMEETMRGVMEAAGSVNAKLAVLNEKAVNINQVVSTITKVADQTNLLSLNAAIEAEKAGEYGRGFAVVATEIRRLADQTAVATYDIEQTVKEIQSAVSAGVMGMDKFSEEVRRGMRDVQEVGAQLSQIIHEVQTLAPRFHMVNEGMQTQATSAEQITQALSQLSEAAQQTAESLRQSSQAIDDLTLVANQLRTGVSRFKIGA
- a CDS encoding ribbon-helix-helix domain-containing protein: MCNVYVKADPMLYESRTRSLRVHGVITTVRLENLFWDVLHDIAERENLTTSQFVVKLYDELTTLRGEVTNFASFLRVCCLRYLASSERERTAAPEAKGQAAAPLRQIKSA
- a CDS encoding DJ-1/PfpI family protein, whose translation is MAQKRILMLVGDFAEDYEVMVPFQMLLMVGHTVHAVCPGKTSGQTIKTAIHDFEGDQTYSEKRGHNFTLNADFAAVRAQDYDALVIAGGRAPEYLRLNPQVIAIVRHFMSEGKPTAAVCHGAQILAAANVLAGRKCSAYPACQPEVELAGGVYQAIGLDQAAVDGNLVTAPAWPAHPRFIAEFLKVLGTQITP
- a CDS encoding GMC family oxidoreductase, whose product is MDANYNKINFSLDDDHVVVIIGSGAGGGTLANELAQKGIDVVVLEAGKLHNRGDFIADEWPAFQQLSWLDKRTTSGSWRVARDFPNLPAWICKTVGGTTVHWAGASLRIQPHEFKARTTYGALPGANLLDWSVTREELDPYYARAENKMGVTRTHGIPGLPGNNNFKVMHAGATKLGYKECNTGHMAINSQVRDGRSHCFQRGFCFQGCRTGAKWSTLYTEIPHAQATGHMELRTQTQVVRIEHDMHGNASAVLYHDAQGKLQRQKARVVSVAGNSIESPRLLLNSESALFPNGLANSSGQVGRNYMRHTTASVYGVFENKVDMYKGTTMAGIISDEARFDPSRGFVGGYHMETISLGLSFYAAFLNPGAWGTNFTQAMDEYAHTAGMWIVGEDMPRETNRITLNSAVKDQYGMPVANVHFDDHPNDEAMRAHGLRQGSAVYEAVGAKRVYQVPPYPSTHNLGTCRMSARAADGVCNKFGQTHDVKNLFISDGSQFTTGAAENPTLTIVTLAIRQAEHIAEQMRQRVI
- a CDS encoding twin-arginine translocation signal domain-containing protein gives rise to the protein MKRAVIPIQADDCRGPVESIAAIRLTRRSLLKGAGILTGTLAVSSTLAMVAPSRVWALEMSTFDAHQGAVILAFTRHLYPHKGLEDAVYALVVKALDQKAKADPANRKTLLAGVKRLDSIAGTNWLKRSASLQAVDVASMEGDPFFELVRSTAVVSLYSNTMAYAHFGYGGEEGDGGYLHKGFNDLAWLPNPPAKDSGPIPQDS
- a CDS encoding VOC family protein; the protein is MAKLIHTMIRVLDLDKSLRFYETAFDLHISHRLDFADFSLVYLRNEQADNEIELTWNKSRTEPYTHGDGYGHVAFCVDNVAQAHQRMRDLGFNPADVREFHDGASQLLARYFFVQDPDGYKIEVLERHGHYQ
- a CDS encoding sensor domain-containing diguanylate cyclase translates to MGVHNNAELDQSSSKTLPASPLLRRLDTHHIAAARARRLVGQSAQRSPRHQTGTIDSTGIPITMKGFESHGSRADYLAREALTAQLQVLQTGLPLTAWAVFQHKGGDWHALAVSGEVGNTDLALLAQTVLDRATPGDADAEPFEFRPANAAELDLLGARAGVSQIFRAMLTPCGGYSRGALLGWLHGGTQSPTPDSRILTPTLASMVGIMHLHAELITTERLVLDTRHEELLDPLTGTLNRTGWDQYLQQIEAGLKASDEDAMIAVLDVDDLKAVNERDGRAAGDEMLRRAAQTIHAVLRRRDCVARLGADEFAILMQDISSSEAEALAARLATALKAVDISISAGLAMKSEGGTLKKAFALADASMYANKRKKNGMPARNESDIEDDGPAA
- a CDS encoding TetR/AcrR family transcriptional regulator is translated as MNATSAAEMRQHILDTAKPIMLRKGFTGVGLNEILATAGIPKGSFYHYFGSKEVFGEALLNAYFADYLDYLDQLLVRDSGTGAQRLMRYWADWQAMQAGDTPDRKCLVVKLGAEVCDLSEAMRAVLERGTAQIVERLARCIEAGQGDGSLDAGIEPHTTAATLYELWLGATLLEKIRRDGRPLDVAMTATRQLLGLDATS
- a CDS encoding iron-containing alcohol dehydrogenase, yielding MQNFDYFNPTRIVFGEDTIGRLSELLPSGARVLVLYGGASAEKNGTLAEVRAALAKHDFAEFGGIEPNPSYETLMRAVGQVHREQRDFLLAVGGGSVIDGTKFVAAAALFDGEPWQIMEARGENVTRALPLGSVLTLPATGSEMNNGAVITRRATHAKLPFHSQHTFPRFSILDPRKTFTLPPRQVANGVVDAFTHIIEQYLTYPAGGLAQDRFAEGLLQTLIEIGPRALAEPHDYEVRANLMWVATLALNGLIGAGVPHDWATHMIGHELTARYNIDHARTLAIVLPPMLQVRRDSKRAKLLQYAQRVWGITQGSEDERIDAAIERTRAFFESLDVKTRLQDYAINAAALDDLIAQLEAHDMTALGERQDVTLEVSRRVLEAAL